DNA sequence from the Desulfuromonas sp. genome:
TCCAGCAGACGATGCAGAACGACTGAATTCAACGACAGCGAAGTGCCACACTAGAATGACCTATTGACAGGGGGTGCCATGATGGGAACCAAGCTTCCCGCGACAATTCTGCTCTTTTCCGCCCTGACCCTCGGCGGCGGCAGCGCCGCCCTGGGCGAGGATTTCGATCCCAACGCGTGGTTCGACGAATGTCCCGACGCCCTGTGCGGCGCGCCTCCGGCCGGGGGCGCCGGCGGCGGGGGGGGCGGGGGCGGACCGATCATCGTCAACTACGACCTCGGCCCCAAGTTCTCCCTGCAGGAGGATATCGACGCCGACGGCATCGTCGATACCCGCGACAGTTGCCCCTTCACCCCCAACGACCAGAGCGAAAACGGCGACGGCGACGACCACGGCGACGCCTGCGACAACTGCCCGGGCGTGGCCAACAACCTGCAGACCGACATCGACGGCGACGGCCTGGGCGATGCCTGCGACATGGATCTGGACGGCGACGGGGCGCCCAACGTTGACGACAACTGCGTCGCCGTCCACGACCCCACCCTGGCCGATTACGACGGCGACGGCGTCGGCGACGTCTGCGACGAGGACGACGACAACGACGGCGTCCCCGACCGGGTCGACAACTGCAGCAAGGTCTACAACCCGGGCCAGGAGAACAGCGACTTCTACATGATCGGCGACGTCCTCGGCGATTCCTGCGACGACGACCTGGACAACGACGGCTTTTTGGAGAGCGGCGGGGGCGAACGCGACCTCTGCCCCAACCTCCACACCTACCAGAACACCGATATCGATGACGACGGGGTGGGCGACGCCTGCGACAACTGTCCCGTCATTGCCAATGCCGGTCAGGCCGACGCCGACCGCAACGGGCTGGGAGACGCGTGCGATGGGATATAGACACCTCTGCTTTTTGCTGATCCTGCCCCTGCTGCTGCTCGGTTCCGGCTGCTCCGAGGGCGACCTGGAGCGGACCCAGGCGCGCAGCAAGCTCGCCCTCCAGGGGACATTCATCACCGAGAGCCCCGACGAGATCCGGTTCCCGGTCAAGGTGCTGTTCGCCATCGACTGCTCCCTGAGCATGGGCGATGAGATCAACGGACAGCTCGCCGGCTCCGACCCCTACTTCCTGCGCATCGAGGCGGTCCGCAACTTCATCAACGAGTACAACAGCAACGAGAACACCTCTTTCGAGGTCATGCTCTGGAACAACGACGTCTTCTCCCGCACCCGCACCGCCGACGGCCACGGAGGGTTCACCAAGGATCCGGCGGAGATCAACCGGGTCCTGGACGGCGCCTACAACGACACCATGACCGACTACCTCGGGACCCTCGACGCTG
Encoded proteins:
- a CDS encoding thrombospondin type 3 repeat-containing protein; the protein is MMGTKLPATILLFSALTLGGGSAALGEDFDPNAWFDECPDALCGAPPAGGAGGGGGGGGPIIVNYDLGPKFSLQEDIDADGIVDTRDSCPFTPNDQSENGDGDDHGDACDNCPGVANNLQTDIDGDGLGDACDMDLDGDGAPNVDDNCVAVHDPTLADYDGDGVGDVCDEDDDNDGVPDRVDNCSKVYNPGQENSDFYMIGDVLGDSCDDDLDNDGFLESGGGERDLCPNLHTYQNTDIDDDGVGDACDNCPVIANAGQADADRNGLGDACDGI